ATTGAAGAAGAAATAATTAATGAACTTAATCTCTTTTTTTCTAAAATGAAACCGGGTGGTACTTATTGGGCTGCTATTGAAGAACACATTTCTTCCAAAAGCACAACTTACAGCGCAGTTCGCAATGCTTTACTTAATCTTAATGGGATAGAACATGCTAACATTAAAAGTTCAGCTGGTAAAGCTAATATATATCTGATTCTAAAAGAAGATTTACTAGACACTAATAAAACTAATATTAACAACCCCGAATTTAAGGCTAAACTTTGGGAAACATTATATCTAACAACTCCTAGTGGCACTTTACTTGAGGGAGACATAGAAATTGATGGACTCAACTCAACCGGGCAACTTAAATCCTACAAAATATTTCTAGGAAAAAGAAAATATGTTTATATGAAAGTGAAGTACAAACTTGATCTTAAAAACTATCTCTACTTAAACATAGACTCTCAAATTAGAAACATATATTCTAGGATTATTTCAAATAACTATTCTGATATGGGCATTAGCTTTGAATATCAAGACTTTTTTGCTCCAGTTAATGAAGTAAAAGGGATTAAATTTATGGAAATTAAAGTTTGTGTTAAAGATACAGACACTAAAAGTATTTCAAAAATCAGTGATAGCGAGTTTCAAACAAATCAAGATATTGCTATCAATGATGATACAATGCTACTTTTCAATACAACTGAACGACTACTTATTGACATTGATACTTGATAAATATGAAAATACCCAATTTTTTAAAAAACACTGAAATTCAAAAATTTATACTCACAGAAACTGAATACGCACAAAAACTGCTTAATGAGCTTAAGTTTCTTAATTCTAACTTCATATCCATTGATGCAAAAGAAAATATAAAATCAAGATATATTGCTATATGGATATCTCAAGTCTTATCAATTTTCTATGCAAAAACTCAAACTTTACAAAGTATTACAAGCAATATCAATAGTGTTATTGTTGCTTTACGTCATATTGGTACTGATGAGTCCTTTAGACTGATTTTTAAGGCTTTTTTGAATGTGGATATTTCAATTACTACCCCTGAAGCTGGTGTTATTGATATCTCTTTAAAAGGGGCAATAAAGACAAACTTTACTACATTTATTTCACCTAGTACTGCAAAAGGCAAACGGCCTAAAAAGATACTAATTAGAGAAAAGAAAAAAGGATACGCTGCATCTAAAAAGGCTTTGGTATTCAACTCACTTCCCAAAGGCTATGATCATTCAATTTATGCTTTTATAAAGGGGATTATTCCTATTGGTAGGGTTCTTAAAATCAATAATGAAGATGGCAACAATATTATTACGTTTAACAATTAAGGGGGCTTTATGGCTGGAGAAGAAGAAAAATTACTAATTGATGAAGAAGAAATAGTTCAAATCA
The Borreliella afzelii genome window above contains:
- a CDS encoding DUF735 family protein, with amino-acid sequence MKIPNFLKNTEIQKFILTETEYAQKLLNELKFLNSNFISIDAKENIKSRYIAIWISQVLSIFYAKTQTLQSITSNINSVIVALRHIGTDESFRLIFKAFLNVDISITTPEAGVIDISLKGAIKTNFTTFISPSTAKGKRPKKILIREKKKGYAASKKALVFNSLPKGYDHSIYAFIKGIIPIGRVLKINNEDGNNIITFNN
- a CDS encoding DUF276 domain-containing protein (DUF276 is restricted to Borreliella and related spirochetes.) is translated as MSIVFDSDFGILKRTIRDIVRTKREYLRVNYGINIDDSNSSIYNIIASSLALIEEEIINELNLFFSKMKPGGTYWAAIEEHISSKSTTYSAVRNALLNLNGIEHANIKSSAGKANIYLILKEDLLDTNKTNINNPEFKAKLWETLYLTTPSGTLLEGDIEIDGLNSTGQLKSYKIFLGKRKYVYMKVKYKLDLKNYLYLNIDSQIRNIYSRIISNNYSDMGISFEYQDFFAPVNEVKGIKFMEIKVCVKDTDTKSISKISDSEFQTNQDIAINDDTMLLFNTTERLLIDIDT